In Lycium ferocissimum isolate CSIRO_LF1 chromosome 7, AGI_CSIRO_Lferr_CH_V1, whole genome shotgun sequence, the sequence AAGAATTTTTCTATTAATTAAATTACTTTTCCCTTTCCACATAATTAATAGGAAGTAGGAAAAAGTAAATTGGACAATGCTGATCAATTGTGATACCATTAAACACAAATTTCACTACGATTCGAATATTGCAATTGCCACTAAAATGTTCGTTGGGACATTATAACAAGGGCGGAATTGAGCGCAAGGGttcaaatgaattaattttttaattatcttgtatatataaaaaagattctttttatgcatatataaaaagTTATAAATTCTCTTAACTTCTTCAtgtgttaatttttttatattttaaatttctttaatGAAAATTCTAATATCTCGTTACAAATGTACAAATGGAAAAATCATAAGCAGAAGCTAAAGTCCATGTCATGAGGCTGGTCTTAATGTAAATAAAAGATATAGATCATAAGCAATATTACCGAAacagtaaaaagaatttggtgtGGTAGGTGAAAAGGATTGCACTGTCGTTTGCGTACTTGTAGATCGATCTAACCACAATAAATAATTGAACAACTAAAAGTAAAAGGTATTGGcaagaagaaaggattaaaGCATATGCTCGAAGGACGTGTTTTTATCCCATAAAATATTAGCTCGATCAAATGTATAAGTCGTCGGTGGATCTAGCTGtcagaaaatggaaaaaaggagAATAACGTTAACAAGGCACGTTAACTTTCTCTTTCAAATTACGACCATTGTCCCCTTAATTAATTACAGTGATGGTTATTGTTGGCTAAAACTGTACTCCAgcattctcttgaaatttctggGAAATTACTTAAAACAATAATGATACGTTTTATCTAAAGAAAGTGCTCTAGCATTCACTTGGCAAGGTACCTGAGGATTTCTCtttcttgttcattttttttttttctttctgtaaATCAATTTTGAAGGCGGGGTATccactttaattttttaaaaaagaaaaagaaaaaggagagataATTGAAACCACAGTTCTTACgggaacaaaaattaaataagaccAACAGTAATTGATACTATAATACGAATTACATAGCCGTTCTTTTAGAAATTTTTTGCCTGCTTTTTCTAAATCAATTGTGAAGGCGACTTTCACAGCCTTAATAAACAAGGAGACACCATAGAGTTCATATTTTCTCCACTATGGAAGGCTACCCGTCAATCCAAGCCGTGTAATAAAGTTGTTCATTACCGAGACAACACGTGTAAAGTGTAAACACATGAAAATGAGATGCAAATGGATGGGATGACTATTACAGGTAAATAGTATAAATTTCAATTACCCATTTTTGAAGCTAAAATTGACATCATTCGACTACATATTTAACAGTACACCAAGAAGAAAGGATGGAACGTTATTTTGTCCCCTCCACTCTGTCGCGAAAAAGGCAAAGTTTAggggaaaaaaacaaaatcttAAAAAGTTTATATGGACAAATTTAAAAGCAACATGGAACGTGATCTTTATAGCCCCAGCAGTAATTGTCATATCCCCTCATCATCGTTCCATTAACGTGGAAAAAAGCCCCCAATATCATAAAAGTAGATTCTCACTACCCCTGTGACATTCTGTGCCTTTATGCGTCCGTAGTTCAGACGTTTAAAtttctattttcattttaaatcaAATTGCTTATCTATTTtcctactcaacttgaattAACATTTTATAATTTCATATCCGGTTAAACACAACTAACTGTAAACAACTAAGCATAACAAAATCTTAATTCCAGTGCATAATTATAGAAAGTGCGGGCTAATGCTCACGTCACCCACCCCAGtccacactacaacaaccagaTCTTGCAGCAAACAGAAGCTTCTCTTTACTGTCTTTTTCTCTCTTGAGAATTATATGTGGAACAAAAATCAGAGATGAATTTGGGAAAAGAACATAATAGAAGAGAGACCTTCAAACTAATACCATGAGAGCAGTAGCTCTAAGCATCTTCTTCATACTATCACTGCATTCATCTTTCACATCTCAATTTCAAGATTTGGTTGCCAAGGAAAACACCAGGAGAATTCTGCATCAACCACTCTTTCCAGTTAGTTCAACACCGCCGCCGCCGGCCGAGCCGGTCAGTTCCAGTCCAGAACAGCCTTTTTTTCCAGAAGTCCCAACTGGGACTACACCAGATCAGACACATCAACCACCATCAGCTCCAGCTAATGGAAATCCAGTGTCAAACTCAGTTGCCACGCAGACTGCAAAGCCAGTCAAGAAAGTGGCAATTGCAATATCAGTTGGAATTGTTACCTTGGGAATGTTATCCGCCTTGGCATTTTTCCTTTACAAACGCCACGTCAAGCACCCTGATGAAAGTCAAAAGCTAGTAGGGGGCAATTCTCAGAGGATCAATGAGGAATCAGGAATGCCACCTTCTACTTTCCTTTACATTGGGACAGTTGAGCCACCCGCCAAGACATCATCTGTGACTGAGTCCAATGATGCTAATGAGTCACCTTATCGAAAATTGAGCTCTGTAAAAAGATTGGATACTAGGTATAGGCCAAGTCCTGACCTTCAACCCCTTCCGCCACTGAGCAAACCTCCAGCCCCTCCTGGTATGAATTCACCAACTGCAATGTCATCATCCGATGAGGAGAGTCATGACACTGCATTTCATACTCCACAAGGCTCCTCTGTTAGCAATGAAGAAGGTTATTGTTACACTCCGAGTTACCCAAGCAGCAACAAGAATTATGTCCCTTATTCAAAGAGAACTTCTCCAAGATCACGCCTTTCTGATTCATCCCCTGATGTAAAACATACTATAATACCATCCATTAAGCAAGCTCCAGCTCCTCCACTTCCACCGCGGCAACAACAAGGGGGTCAGTTGGAACAACTTCCGCCTGAGCCTCCTTTGCAGTATACTAAGCCGGAATTGCCATATGTGCCAAAAAGGGCTAAGTTTTCATCAGCACCTCCTCCACTAGATATGACAAGGCTCCAATTGATAAGCAACCAAGCCCAACAAATATCAaaaacaccaccaccaccaccaccaccaccaccaccaccacctcttcctcctcctcctccgcCCCCACTTCCATTCTCAACACCCCGTAAACCGGAAGGATCACAAAGAAATGTTCCTTCAACAGCTTACCCTCAAATGGTCAAGACAGAATCAAGGAGTCCCACTCCGAAATCAACACCAGGGAGTGAGAAGACAAGTTCTTCTGAAGAACAAAATGAAGGTGTCAGTTCTTTAGAAAGACATGATTCCGGCGATACAGATCCATCCAAGCCCAAGTTGAAGCCTTTGCACTGGGATAAAGTGCGAGCAACCTCTGATCGAGCCACAGTGTGGGACCAATTAAAATCGAGTTCCTTTCAGTAAGTAGATGATCAAATATACTATGGTTCGATTTACCAGCAACACTAATATCTTACCAAAGAAGTACCTTTTGTATTGCAGATTGAATGAGGACATGATGGAGTCACTTTTTGGATGTAATTCAGCAAATTCTGTACCAAATGAAGCAACAAGAAAATCAGTCCTTCCTCCAGTAGAGCGGGAGAATAAGGTACTTGACCCCAAGAAGTCACAGAATATTGCCATAATGTTACGAGCATTGAATGTAACTAAGGACGAGGTTTCTGAAGCCCTTCTAAATGGTATGTAATCTCTCATATTGGTATTCAGTATCTTTAACATAGTTCAGGATCTGTCCAAACAAGTGAAAGTGCAATCTTTTTCTGCATAATGTAGAAATGGGTAAATGTTGGTAGATAACAAGCATAGGCTTAGCTTCTAAATTGTTTTGAACCTTTAGATTGGAGAACATTTAGAAAGTTGAATCAAGTCCATTACTAGAAATAGCCAGTGagaacttgcatttttcatatGGTATTTTTCCTTCCTACTTCCATTCTCTAGTGTAACGAGAAAGCCATTTCAAATGCATATCTTTCTAGTTCTCCAACTGTAAGTTCCTAATGGCAGTTGCACCATAGAGTTCAAGCATCCAATCCATAGTAGTCTCAAGAGTTTCCTAATACCATTCGGTGTCTCAAGAATAATCAAATTATCTCAGCAGAAATAAAGAAAGCTTTCCTATTGCAAAGGTGAAAACTTTCCTACAATAACTCCAACCTCTTCAGAAGAGCAAGAAAACAGAAAACAACAGATATCCAAACACACAAGCTCCTGTTGAATTCAATAAACACTTTGAAGCATTTTGACAGAGCATCCCTTCATCTTTTATAATGTTTTCAGTATTCCTGAAAACATATATGTGCTTCATCTTGTCAGAAAATATGTATCCAACTTAATAAACAATTTTATCTAGAAGCAGcatattattttcattcttACTTAATGACTTTGTAAATCTCCCTGAAAACTCTAACAGCATTTTGCTGAACCAAACTTTTAAGACATGCATGTACATTGACCATCAGTAGATTGTCTCAAGTTGTGCCATCTTTGAACAAAGAGGCTTAATCACAGCAAGTGCACCAGAGGACATCATATGCCATTACGAAGCTAATTATCTAATAGTTAGGAGTAATTAATTGCATATTTTTCAGTTCTTTATATGCCAAAACAATTTACCTATGACACCAGTACATTATCACTCAGGAAGAACTTTTTCAGCTTCATCATACATGGAATGTCTTTTGGTGGTGCAGGAAATCCTGAAGGACTAGGGCCTGAGCTTCTGGAGACTTTGGTCAAGATGGCTccaacaaaagaagaagagataaaaTTAAGAGAGTACAGTGAAGACACCTCAAAGTTAGGGCCTGCAGAACGATTCCTCAAGACAGTGCTTGATATACCTTTTGCCTTCAAAAGAGTAGAAGCCATGCTTTACAGAGCAAATTTTGATGGCGAAGTAAATGATTTGAGGAAATCCTTCCAAACCTTGGAGGTACTATCGACTATCTATTTAACTTTGTACTGTCTCCGAAGAGCTTAAAAGTCATTTGTATTCACATGTTAACAATACATCAATATTTTGATTAGGACAAAATTCTGATGCTTGTTTGCTAAACGAGGACTTTCCATATGCGACCCACATAACCGTTATAATGGCAAGTTCTTCCACCAACGTACATTAAGATTGACTCCATTAGACTATGATACCTCAAGAATTGTTCAGATGTACCCTTATCCTTTTATTATCTCGTTTAAACTCCTCCTTTAAACAAGTATTAGTATGGCTCATGACTGTGATTTCTCAGAATGGTGGGAcataaatatgttatatattgATGTCCCAGGTTAACTGCACTAAAACTTTTACATTGGCATTCTTTGTGCCTTAATTTAGAGTTGAATTTAACACTTTCACTGAGATTATTAGCATGGATTACCTCTCTAAGAATCTTGACTACAACAAATTATTCCACTGGTAAACTTGAGCCACTCTTGAAGAAATACTGCACTAATTACCTAAAATACATTAGCTAGGCTAAAATTTC encodes:
- the LOC132064049 gene encoding LOW QUALITY PROTEIN: formin-like protein 6 (The sequence of the model RefSeq protein was modified relative to this genomic sequence to represent the inferred CDS: inserted 2 bases in 1 codon), translated to MRAVALSIFFILSLHSSFTSQFQDLVAKENTRRILHQPLFPVSSTPPPPAEPVSSSPEQPFFPEVPTGTTPDQTHQPPSAPANGNPVSNSVATQTAKPVKKVAIAISVGIVTLGMLSALAFFLYKRHVKHPDESQKLVGGNSQRINEESGMPPSTFLYIGTVEPPAKTSSVTESNDANESPYRKLSSVKRLDTRYRPSPDLQPLPPLSKPPAPPGMNSPTAMSSSDEESHDTAFHTPQGSSVSNEEGYCYTPSYPSSNKNYVPYSKRTSPRSRLSDSSPDVKHTIIPSIKQAPAPPLPPRQQQGGQLEQLPPEPPLQYTKPELPYVPKRAKFSSAPPPLDMTRLQLISNQAQQISKTPPPPPPPPPPPPLPPPPPPPLPFSTPRKPEGSQRNVPSTAYPQMVKTESRSPTPKSTPGSEKTSSSEEQNEGVSSLERHDSGDTDPSKPKLKPLHWDKVRATSDRATVWDQLKSSSFQLNEDMMESLFGCNSANSVPNEATRKSVLPPVERENKVLDPKKSQNIAIMLRALNVTKDEVSEALLNGNPEGLGPELLETLVKMAPTKEEEIKLREYSEDTSKLGPAERFLKTVLDIPFAFKRVEAMLYRANFDGEVNDLRKSFQTLEVASEELKNSRLFLKLLEAVLRTGNRMNVGTYRGDARAFKLDTLLKLVDIKGTDGKTTLLHFVVQEIIRSEELDSETPGDGLSNKVDIKFKEVDFKKQGLQVVSGLSRELGNVKKAAAMDSDVLGSYVLKLEVGLDKARSILQYETEGMQGSXFESMKVFLKEAEDGIVRIRAEERKALSMVKQVTEYFHGDAAKEEAHPLRIFVIVRDFLSILDNVCKDVRRMQDHSVVGGARSFRIAASAPLPVLNRYNVKQGRSSDDDSLSP